A genomic window from Cytobacillus suaedae includes:
- a CDS encoding GNAT family N-acetyltransferase, with protein sequence MNAVIRPVTALDASQLTEKVKDIIKEGLIQKEKPRTVDEELTYIQMMKEKNNMYICVEINKEVMGIARLVRGEIDMKKHVALFRTWLTPSAQGKGIGKAIMEYTKEWAVKNNVEKICLTVFARNEIAYNLYKKYGFVHEGTQKRQVYFNGEYDDEIHMAYFTNTQ encoded by the coding sequence ATGAATGCTGTAATAAGACCAGTCACTGCACTGGATGCGTCACAGTTAACTGAAAAGGTTAAGGATATTATTAAAGAGGGACTCATTCAAAAAGAAAAGCCCAGAACAGTAGATGAAGAATTAACGTATATCCAAATGATGAAAGAAAAGAATAACATGTATATTTGTGTTGAAATAAATAAAGAGGTAATGGGTATTGCTCGCCTTGTACGAGGTGAAATAGACATGAAGAAACATGTTGCCCTCTTTAGAACATGGCTTACACCAAGTGCTCAGGGTAAAGGGATCGGTAAGGCAATCATGGAGTATACAAAAGAGTGGGCTGTTAAAAATAACGTTGAGAAAATTTGTCTAACTGTATTTGCTAGGAATGAAATTGCATACAACCTCTATAAGAAATATGGGTTTGTACATGAAGGCACGCAAAAAAGACAGGTCTACTTCAATGGGGAATACGATGATGAGATACATATGGCCTATTTTACAAACACTCAGTGA
- a CDS encoding cytochrome c oxidase subunit II, translated as MHMHKFEKIWLTFGIGTLLVFLTTIGVGAFYMGTQPASCLVTIDPEKVHETAPFDNPGLKHIEGNKYELNIVTSAFAFTPNQIQIPKGAEVVINVTTTDVVHGFQVAGTNINMMVHPGYINTYTQKFDKTGEYLILCNEYCGAGHHLMSAKIEVVEQ; from the coding sequence ATGCATATGCATAAATTTGAAAAAATATGGTTGACGTTTGGTATTGGAACTCTTTTAGTATTTTTAACAACCATTGGCGTTGGTGCTTTTTATATGGGTACCCAGCCTGCGAGCTGTCTAGTAACAATTGATCCTGAAAAAGTGCATGAAACAGCACCATTCGATAATCCAGGATTAAAACATATCGAAGGAAATAAATATGAATTAAATATTGTAACTTCAGCATTTGCTTTTACACCAAACCAGATTCAGATTCCAAAAGGTGCTGAAGTAGTCATTAATGTAACAACAACAGATGTAGTTCATGGATTTCAAGTGGCAGGAACAAATATCAATATGATGGTTCACCCAGGATATATTAATACGTACACTCAAAAGTTCGACAAAACAGGTGAATACCTAATTTTGTGTAATGAATATTGTGGAGCAGGTCACCACTTAATGAGTGCAAAAATTGAGGTGGTAGAGCAATGA
- a CDS encoding YpbS family protein, protein MTGNVHEAISKHSKNQHEIVKQFLQLEQMREFYIAEAVTLCEENKPFSVDNINLVTRKINELAKKGIAPNRKLVTEDMVREFVERK, encoded by the coding sequence ATGACTGGAAATGTACATGAAGCAATATCTAAGCATTCTAAAAATCAACATGAAATCGTGAAACAGTTTTTACAGTTAGAACAAATGCGTGAATTCTACATAGCGGAAGCAGTTACTTTATGTGAAGAGAACAAACCTTTTTCAGTAGACAATATTAATTTGGTAACACGAAAAATAAACGAATTAGCCAAAAAAGGAATTGCGCCAAATCGCAAGCTAGTAACTGAAGATATGGTTCGCGAATTTGTAGAGAGAAAATAA
- a CDS encoding cytochrome c oxidase subunit 2A, translating to MPKIETEKKIKVEDSSSLKGTLASVFLLGFFLIVTWVGVYFLFLDRVHNL from the coding sequence ATGCCGAAAATTGAAACTGAAAAGAAAATTAAAGTGGAAGATAGTTCTTCCTTGAAGGGGACATTAGCTTCAGTATTTCTGCTAGGTTTTTTCCTAATAGTTACATGGGTGGGTGTTTACTTCCTATTTTTAGACCGCGTTCACAACTTATAA
- a CDS encoding PRK06851 family protein, translating to MVQIKNYYAGSNSSQGFYSLYDEALKGLDRLYIFKGGPGTGKSTFMRKIGLFLMDKGYSLEYLHCSSDNHSIDGLIVPSLKLGFVDGTAPHVVEPKYPGVIEKVIDLGQYRNDHQLIKNKKEIIELTDDISENFSAAYNVFAEAKKIHLEREEIYLSAMDFKKADHVTNGLIEDIFSSPFQEEKNPTVRKRFFGAATPKGAVNFIDNITEDLEKRFIIKGRPGSGKSTLMKKIGKYAEDKGLSVEYFQCAFDPNSVDMVVIPRLGVSIVDGTAPHVVDPFRNADVVVDMFKLCMDTDIEVRCEKEIGELNTNYKSKMTLGTNFLSEAKRLHDKLEDYYKEAMDFTAVDKKREEIIKEISKL from the coding sequence ATGGTACAAATCAAAAATTATTATGCTGGTTCTAATTCAAGTCAGGGATTTTATTCTCTCTATGATGAAGCACTAAAGGGCTTAGATAGACTGTATATTTTTAAGGGTGGACCAGGTACTGGGAAGTCAACATTCATGAGAAAAATTGGCCTTTTCCTAATGGATAAAGGGTATAGTCTTGAGTATTTACATTGCTCCTCAGATAATCATTCCATTGATGGCTTGATTGTTCCTTCGTTGAAGCTTGGATTTGTTGATGGGACTGCTCCACATGTTGTGGAACCAAAGTATCCAGGAGTAATTGAAAAGGTCATTGATTTAGGTCAATACCGTAATGATCATCAATTAATAAAAAATAAAAAAGAAATAATTGAGTTAACTGATGATATTTCCGAAAACTTCTCAGCAGCCTATAATGTGTTTGCTGAAGCGAAGAAAATCCATTTAGAAAGAGAAGAAATTTACTTATCAGCGATGGATTTTAAGAAAGCTGATCATGTAACTAATGGGTTAATTGAAGACATCTTTAGCTCACCTTTTCAAGAGGAAAAGAATCCAACTGTGAGAAAAAGATTTTTTGGTGCAGCGACGCCAAAAGGCGCAGTTAATTTTATAGATAATATAACAGAGGACCTTGAAAAGAGATTTATTATTAAAGGTAGACCTGGAAGCGGTAAATCCACATTAATGAAGAAGATTGGTAAATATGCAGAAGACAAAGGATTGTCGGTTGAATACTTCCAGTGTGCATTTGACCCGAATAGTGTAGATATGGTTGTTATACCAAGACTAGGTGTTTCTATTGTAGATGGGACAGCGCCACACGTAGTTGATCCTTTTCGAAATGCAGATGTAGTGGTTGATATGTTTAAACTATGTATGGATACAGACATTGAGGTTCGCTGTGAGAAGGAAATTGGAGAGCTTAATACCAATTATAAAAGTAAGATGACTTTAGGTACGAATTTTTTAAGTGAAGCAAAACGACTTCACGATAAGCTAGAAGATTATTATAAAGAAGCAATGGATTTTACCGCGGTAGATAAAAAAAGAGAAGAAATCATCAAGGAAATATCAAAATTGTAG
- a CDS encoding b(o/a)3-type cytochrome-c oxidase subunit 1, translating to MINNVSKVNSRDGKLAMAHIYVAFIALFLGGFAGLLQTLVRSGEFTLPAGIGYYQLLTVHGVLLGLVLTTFFIIGFLFASLSKTAGTLSDKVRLSGWIGFWFMTIGTSMTATTILLGKASVLYTFYAPLMAHPAFYLGLTLVVVGSWISGFGMFSHFGKWKKANPGAVTPLLAFMAVITMILWLVATLGVAAAVLIQFLPWSLGLVETIDVLISRTLFWYFGHPLVYFWLLPAYMAWYVVIPKVIGAKIFSDALARLSFVLFLLFSIPVGFHHQLTEPGIDPAWKFLQVILTFMVIIPSLMTAFSMFATFEMYGRSKGATGLFGWFRKLPWGDARFFAPFMGMLIFIPAGAGGIINASHQMNQVVHNTIWVTGHFHLTVATTVLLTFFGIAYWLIPHITGRVLTKAMNKLAIVQTIVWVVGMAFMSTAMHFAGLLGAPRRSSFSTYGDSAQAAEWIPYQIAQAIGGSILFIGIILILVIVINLAFFAPRGETEFPIGEVADTAEKTPMILENWKVWVGVLVALILIAYTIPFIDMIQNAPPGSKGFNNLL from the coding sequence ATGATAAACAATGTATCTAAAGTAAATTCACGCGATGGAAAACTGGCAATGGCCCATATTTATGTCGCATTTATCGCTTTATTTCTAGGCGGATTTGCCGGCTTATTACAAACTTTAGTCCGCTCAGGAGAATTCACGTTACCGGCGGGTATTGGATATTATCAATTACTTACTGTTCATGGTGTATTATTAGGTTTAGTACTTACTACATTCTTTATAATAGGTTTCCTTTTCGCCTCTTTGAGTAAGACGGCTGGCACATTATCTGATAAGGTACGCTTATCAGGTTGGATTGGTTTTTGGTTTATGACAATAGGAACATCTATGACTGCTACAACAATTTTATTAGGTAAAGCTTCAGTACTTTATACTTTCTACGCACCTTTAATGGCACATCCGGCATTTTACCTCGGATTAACACTAGTTGTTGTAGGAAGCTGGATTAGCGGTTTTGGAATGTTTTCACACTTTGGAAAATGGAAGAAAGCAAATCCAGGTGCTGTTACACCATTACTAGCATTTATGGCAGTTATCACTATGATTCTTTGGTTAGTTGCGACATTAGGTGTTGCTGCAGCTGTATTAATTCAATTCCTACCATGGTCACTAGGACTTGTGGAAACAATAGATGTTTTAATTAGTAGAACATTATTCTGGTATTTTGGTCACCCACTCGTTTATTTCTGGTTACTTCCTGCCTATATGGCTTGGTATGTAGTTATTCCTAAAGTAATTGGCGCAAAGATATTCTCAGATGCTTTAGCTAGACTTTCATTTGTCTTATTCTTACTATTCTCAATTCCAGTTGGATTTCACCATCAATTAACTGAGCCAGGTATTGATCCGGCGTGGAAGTTCTTACAAGTTATTTTAACATTTATGGTAATTATTCCATCACTAATGACTGCATTCTCAATGTTCGCAACGTTTGAAATGTATGGAAGATCTAAAGGCGCAACAGGCTTGTTCGGATGGTTTAGGAAATTACCTTGGGGAGATGCACGCTTCTTCGCACCGTTTATGGGTATGTTAATCTTTATTCCAGCAGGTGCTGGTGGAATCATCAACGCATCTCACCAAATGAACCAAGTTGTTCATAATACAATTTGGGTAACTGGTCACTTCCACTTGACTGTAGCAACAACTGTATTGTTAACTTTCTTTGGGATTGCTTATTGGTTAATTCCACATATTACAGGCCGTGTACTGACAAAAGCAATGAATAAATTAGCGATTGTACAAACTATCGTGTGGGTTGTAGGTATGGCATTTATGTCCACTGCAATGCACTTCGCTGGATTACTTGGAGCACCAAGACGTTCGTCATTCTCAACATATGGAGATTCAGCACAAGCAGCTGAATGGATTCCTTATCAAATTGCACAAGCAATTGGAGGATCAATTCTTTTCATCGGTATCATCTTAATTTTAGTTATCGTTATTAATCTTGCTTTCTTTGCACCTAGAGGTGAAACTGAATTCCCTATTGGTGAAGTAGCAGACACTGCTGAAAAAACACCTATGATTCTAGAAAATTGGAAGGTATGGGTAGGAGTGTTAGTTGCACTAATTCTAATCGCTTACACAATTCCATTTATAGATATGATTCAAAATGCACCTCCAGGTTCAAAAGGATTTAATAATCTATTGTAA
- a CDS encoding nucleotidyltransferase domain-containing protein, protein MKSILNRLTHIEGSHQVRIIYACESGSRAYGSETSHSDHDVKFIYYRVLKYYLRLTPKSNVIEDLGHNSLEMHGWDLLKALDLFRKSNPTLYEMLHSPIVYRENNDLIEELRDLAIKSYSLKRMSFHYLNMANTNVKKILENKLQGTALIKTLFQAARAFLAVTFIVKQKQLPPIKMAELISPLPLDNQRLFLEILDAKRNNRFLTSAVIESLLEYMQTELEELQHIIKDLPDQKVDEEPLNHILWKLLGV, encoded by the coding sequence ATGAAATCTATTCTAAATAGATTAACGCATATTGAAGGAAGCCATCAGGTTAGAATTATTTATGCCTGTGAGTCTGGGAGCCGTGCTTACGGCTCTGAGACTTCTCATAGTGACCACGATGTGAAATTTATCTATTATAGAGTCTTAAAGTATTACTTGAGGTTAACACCTAAAAGTAATGTTATTGAAGATTTAGGTCACAATTCCCTTGAAATGCATGGCTGGGATCTTTTAAAAGCATTAGATTTATTTCGTAAGTCTAATCCAACATTATACGAAATGTTACATTCTCCTATTGTGTATAGAGAAAATAATGACTTAATAGAGGAACTTAGAGATCTGGCTATAAAGTCGTATTCACTCAAAAGAATGTCGTTTCATTATTTAAACATGGCAAACACAAATGTAAAGAAAATACTGGAAAACAAGTTGCAAGGTACAGCACTCATTAAGACCTTATTTCAAGCTGCTAGAGCCTTTTTAGCTGTTACGTTTATTGTGAAGCAAAAACAATTGCCTCCAATCAAAATGGCAGAATTGATAAGCCCACTACCACTAGATAACCAAAGGTTATTTCTAGAGATATTGGATGCTAAGCGAAACAACAGGTTCCTAACTTCTGCAGTTATTGAAAGTCTTCTTGAATATATGCAAACTGAGCTCGAGGAGCTTCAACACATAATAAAAGATCTACCAGATCAAAAGGTTGATGAGGAACCACTAAACCACATACTGTGGAAGCTGCTTGGAGTGTAA
- a CDS encoding type III polyketide synthase, whose amino-acid sequence MPKIISVGESIPRFELSQDLTVEFANELFKDSFKDINRLLQVFENGKIKKRNFVNNLSWFEVDHSFQEKNDSYIDSAVTHGVEAIERCLKNEDFLTNSIDYTEIDALFFVSSTGISTPSIDARIMNKLPFSQHLKRIPIWGLGCAGGAAGLSRAFEYCKAFPNAKVLVLTIELCSLTFQRNDLTKSNLIGTSLFADGIACACIVGDTVDHKQLTKLEKVPYILDTQSTLMKDSEDVMGWDVKNEGLYVVFSKDIPSIIESWLAPNVSTFLSGHELKVKDIDHFVAHPGGKKVLDAYKNALGIDDEMTEISNEVLREYGNMSSATVMYVLKKFMLSQGVKKGGYGLAAALGPGFSSELLLLDWR is encoded by the coding sequence ATGCCGAAGATAATCTCTGTTGGGGAAAGTATTCCACGTTTCGAATTGTCTCAAGATTTAACAGTAGAGTTTGCAAATGAACTATTCAAAGATTCCTTTAAAGATATAAATAGACTTCTTCAAGTATTTGAAAACGGTAAGATCAAAAAACGTAACTTTGTAAATAATCTCTCTTGGTTTGAAGTTGATCACAGTTTTCAAGAAAAGAATGATTCATATATAGACAGTGCTGTAACTCATGGGGTGGAAGCAATTGAGCGGTGTTTAAAAAACGAAGACTTCCTAACTAATTCAATCGATTATACTGAAATAGATGCCCTCTTTTTTGTATCAAGCACGGGAATATCAACCCCAAGTATTGATGCAAGAATTATGAATAAGCTTCCTTTTTCACAGCATTTAAAAAGAATTCCCATCTGGGGATTAGGTTGTGCGGGAGGAGCTGCGGGTTTATCGAGAGCATTTGAGTATTGTAAAGCTTTTCCAAATGCCAAAGTACTTGTGCTTACCATAGAATTATGTAGCTTAACCTTCCAAAGAAATGATTTAACAAAAAGCAACTTGATAGGAACTTCGCTTTTTGCAGATGGTATTGCTTGTGCATGTATTGTCGGGGATACTGTGGACCATAAGCAACTAACAAAATTAGAGAAGGTCCCGTACATACTGGATACTCAATCAACGTTAATGAAAGATTCAGAAGATGTAATGGGGTGGGATGTGAAGAACGAAGGTTTGTATGTTGTATTTTCAAAGGATATTCCTTCAATCATAGAGTCCTGGTTAGCTCCAAACGTATCAACATTTTTATCTGGGCATGAACTTAAAGTTAAGGATATCGATCACTTTGTAGCACATCCTGGAGGTAAAAAAGTTCTAGATGCTTATAAAAATGCATTAGGGATTGATGACGAAATGACAGAAATATCTAATGAGGTACTAAGGGAGTATGGAAATATGTCTTCTGCAACCGTCATGTATGTGTTAAAAAAGTTTATGCTTTCTCAGGGTGTGAAAAAGGGTGGATATGGATTAGCGGCTGCTCTCGGTCCAGGATTTAGCTCTGAGCTATTACTTTTAGACTGGAGGTAA
- a CDS encoding chemotaxis protein CheX has product MTLTANVTNVLNSTIEAVKSVIPASLHIESPSLFTEPVVQSSIGVLIGMTGDIRGRLIIEAEQSVFSGIGEMMFGMPIEGEMLDSFTGELGNMIAGNLSTHVSQKNIIMDITPPTVIVGQTKMYGFDRAFRVPVQFEDKKELQIILMLDIK; this is encoded by the coding sequence TTGACGTTAACTGCAAATGTAACAAATGTTCTCAACAGCACCATTGAAGCAGTAAAATCAGTTATACCTGCCTCACTACATATAGAAAGTCCAAGTTTGTTTACGGAACCTGTCGTTCAGTCATCTATTGGAGTTCTCATTGGAATGACTGGTGATATAAGAGGTCGATTGATCATTGAAGCTGAACAAAGTGTATTTAGTGGGATCGGTGAAATGATGTTTGGGATGCCAATAGAGGGTGAAATGCTTGATTCCTTTACTGGAGAACTAGGGAACATGATTGCAGGTAATCTTTCTACACATGTTTCCCAAAAAAATATTATCATGGATATTACTCCTCCAACTGTAATTGTTGGCCAAACAAAGATGTATGGCTTTGACAGGGCATTTAGGGTTCCTGTACAGTTTGAAGATAAAAAAGAGCTTCAAATCATCCTAATGTTAGACATTAAATAA
- a CDS encoding dynamin family GTPase → MVQTENSSKLTQEQLLIRLVELHKHMMNEKDEENAAKVLQLIKKLNDSEYMIGFCGHFSAGKSSMINELIGENLLPASPIPTSANLVKVKSGKEYARVYYKQGDIIEYPAPYDYGVIKSYCKDGDTVNSIEISHENSKLPKGVTVMDTPGIDSTDDAHRVSTESALHLADLLFYVMDYNHVQSELNFLFTRELTERNKEVYLVINQIDKHRDVELDFSFFKQGVKQAFLDWNVEPEDIYYTSLRDQENVNNQLPQLKNLIATKLKQKEELLLSSISKSASQLIKEHLYFLEDTQSSKKEAYLSQLKDLSDQERDHLEDDLNLLTEKLERGNQAVTRVEEDFLSQLDTILDNAYLMPFGTRDLAKSYIESCQSDFKVGMFFSKAKTEKERNDRLTLFYEDFKEKASSQLEWHIKEFATKFLKQHEMTELIGDIQHLTVHFEKELLASVVKPGAGLTGDYILTYTGDVANEIKKRYRSTAMELFRKISNELKERTKLEAEKLQVEINKLQGYVTAFTNLQQLKTELFQKEEQLNDLIEGKSPVENSDVLTLVENLVAEKITISSTDEIILSNQKDDSQKGEWKAEKVESTRKIDGHARVMNTVNNLLDAKDKIQSITGLSSIASDMGEKAKRLKDRHFTVALFGAFSAGKSSFANALMGEYILPVSPNPTTATINKVVPPTEENKHGTVIVKIKSEQQLLQDLKHSLQVLGENVTSLNDALTIIKSKLSNKTVDAKEKPHLAFLQAVTRGFSDLSRYLGEIVTIDVDGFKDYVANEEKACFVEWIELYYDCELTRQGITLVDTPGADSINARHTGVAFNYIKNADAILFVTYYNHAFSKADREFLIQLGRVKDTFSMDKMFFIINAADLASDHEELETVEEYVGSELVRYGIRKPRLYSLSSQLALKEKTGEVIQEMNGPLQSSGISSFEDDFKAFIMEELTEMAIISAYNDINRAKQVLKEYISSATQDQEVKAAKLNNAVQSQLNIQNVIASHVVDFEKDSVIQEVEELTYYIKQRIFLRYPDFFKESFNPAVIREDAKDLKKVLQGCLTELIEAVGFDLAQEMRATSLRVEKYIFKVLHEVQSALLKKIHETTNTIQLSEPTDITYSTPEFDTGLKDIDMNLFKKALSMFKNPKSFFEKNDKKAVMEEIELKLQQPVTDFLEENKQSLNAIYKEDFLKGVDELKARVLKEVNEYFDGIKQALSENINVEELREIVLLLERMVDEDEK, encoded by the coding sequence ATGGTACAGACAGAAAATAGTAGTAAATTAACTCAGGAGCAACTGTTAATAAGACTTGTTGAACTCCATAAGCATATGATGAATGAGAAAGATGAAGAAAATGCAGCCAAAGTGTTGCAACTTATTAAAAAACTAAATGACTCTGAATATATGATTGGTTTTTGTGGACATTTTTCTGCCGGAAAATCAAGTATGATTAATGAATTAATTGGTGAAAATTTATTGCCTGCAAGTCCAATCCCAACTAGTGCGAATTTAGTAAAAGTAAAGTCCGGAAAAGAATATGCCCGTGTGTACTATAAACAGGGAGATATAATCGAGTATCCTGCACCATACGATTATGGTGTGATTAAATCATATTGTAAAGATGGTGACACTGTAAATTCAATTGAAATAAGCCATGAAAATAGTAAGTTACCTAAAGGTGTTACAGTAATGGACACTCCGGGAATTGATTCAACTGATGATGCCCATCGAGTATCAACAGAATCTGCGCTGCACCTTGCGGATCTGTTATTTTATGTAATGGATTATAATCATGTCCAGTCTGAACTCAATTTCTTATTTACAAGGGAGCTTACTGAGCGAAACAAAGAGGTCTATTTAGTCATCAATCAAATTGACAAACATAGAGATGTCGAACTTGATTTTTCGTTTTTTAAGCAAGGGGTTAAACAAGCATTTTTAGATTGGAATGTAGAGCCGGAGGATATTTATTATACATCTCTCCGTGACCAGGAAAATGTTAATAACCAATTACCACAACTTAAAAACTTAATTGCGACTAAGCTAAAACAAAAAGAAGAACTGTTACTTTCTAGTATATCTAAATCGGCTAGCCAGTTAATTAAAGAACATCTTTATTTCCTAGAGGATACACAATCTTCAAAAAAAGAAGCTTATCTCTCACAATTGAAAGATCTTAGTGACCAAGAACGAGACCACCTCGAAGATGACCTTAACTTATTGACGGAAAAGCTAGAGCGTGGAAATCAAGCTGTAACCAGAGTGGAAGAAGATTTCCTTTCACAGCTGGACACAATATTAGATAATGCATACTTGATGCCATTTGGAACGAGAGATTTAGCAAAAAGTTATATTGAGTCCTGTCAGAGTGATTTTAAAGTTGGCATGTTTTTCTCAAAAGCAAAAACAGAAAAAGAAAGAAATGACCGTTTAACTCTTTTTTATGAAGACTTCAAAGAGAAGGCTTCCTCACAGTTAGAATGGCATATCAAAGAGTTTGCGACTAAGTTTTTAAAGCAACATGAAATGACTGAATTAATTGGTGATATTCAGCATTTAACCGTTCATTTTGAAAAAGAATTGCTTGCTTCGGTTGTAAAGCCGGGAGCTGGATTGACCGGTGATTATATCTTGACCTATACAGGGGATGTTGCGAACGAAATCAAGAAACGCTATCGCAGTACCGCGATGGAGCTTTTTAGAAAAATATCTAACGAGTTGAAGGAAAGAACAAAGCTAGAAGCGGAAAAGTTACAGGTAGAAATTAATAAGCTACAAGGTTATGTAACTGCCTTTACTAATCTTCAACAATTGAAGACGGAGCTTTTTCAAAAAGAAGAGCAACTCAATGATTTAATTGAAGGTAAATCTCCAGTTGAAAACTCTGATGTTCTAACTTTAGTGGAAAACCTAGTTGCAGAAAAAATTACAATCTCATCAACAGATGAAATTATCCTCTCCAATCAAAAAGACGATAGTCAAAAGGGCGAGTGGAAAGCAGAGAAAGTAGAATCAACACGGAAAATAGATGGCCATGCGAGAGTAATGAATACTGTAAATAACTTACTAGATGCAAAGGATAAAATACAATCGATTACCGGCCTATCTTCAATTGCATCAGACATGGGGGAAAAGGCTAAGAGATTAAAAGATAGACATTTTACAGTTGCGTTATTCGGAGCATTTAGTGCTGGTAAGTCATCTTTTGCCAATGCATTAATGGGAGAATATATCTTACCTGTTTCACCAAATCCAACAACTGCTACCATTAATAAGGTTGTTCCACCAACTGAAGAGAATAAACATGGCACAGTTATTGTGAAAATTAAATCTGAGCAACAGTTGTTACAAGACCTTAAGCATTCGTTGCAGGTTCTAGGAGAAAATGTTACATCGCTTAATGATGCGTTAACTATTATAAAATCCAAACTAAGTAACAAGACAGTTGATGCTAAAGAAAAGCCACACTTGGCATTTTTACAAGCGGTAACAAGAGGCTTCTCCGATTTGTCTAGATATCTTGGTGAAATTGTAACAATTGATGTGGATGGATTCAAAGACTATGTAGCAAATGAAGAAAAAGCATGTTTTGTTGAGTGGATTGAACTATATTATGACTGCGAGCTAACTAGACAAGGAATTACTTTAGTTGATACACCAGGTGCTGATTCCATTAATGCACGTCATACAGGGGTTGCATTTAATTATATAAAAAATGCGGATGCTATTCTTTTTGTAACCTATTATAATCATGCGTTTTCCAAAGCTGACAGAGAGTTTCTAATCCAACTCGGTCGGGTAAAAGATACATTCAGCATGGATAAAATGTTCTTTATCATTAATGCCGCGGATTTAGCAAGTGACCATGAGGAGCTAGAAACCGTTGAAGAATATGTGGGATCTGAACTTGTCAGGTATGGTATACGGAAGCCTCGTCTGTATTCATTATCAAGCCAGTTAGCTTTAAAAGAAAAAACAGGTGAAGTCATACAAGAGATGAATGGGCCGTTACAGTCTTCAGGAATCTCAAGCTTTGAAGATGACTTTAAAGCTTTTATCATGGAAGAACTGACTGAAATGGCGATTATTTCGGCCTATAATGACATTAACCGGGCAAAACAAGTTCTTAAGGAGTATATTTCATCAGCTACTCAAGACCAAGAAGTTAAAGCTGCTAAATTGAATAACGCGGTCCAGTCACAGTTGAATATTCAAAATGTGATTGCAAGTCATGTAGTGGATTTTGAGAAAGATTCTGTCATACAAGAAGTAGAGGAACTAACGTATTATATCAAACAAAGGATTTTCTTACGTTATCCAGACTTCTTTAAAGAATCATTTAACCCTGCTGTAATCAGAGAAGATGCGAAAGATTTGAAAAAAGTCCTCCAAGGCTGTTTAACAGAGTTAATCGAGGCTGTAGGTTTTGACTTAGCACAGGAAATGCGAGCAACTTCTTTACGTGTTGAAAAATATATCTTTAAAGTATTACATGAGGTACAAAGTGCGTTATTAAAGAAAATCCATGAAACAACAAATACAATTCAACTTTCTGAACCAACAGATATAACGTATAGTACCCCTGAATTTGACACTGGATTAAAGGATATTGATATGAATCTGTTTAAAAAGGCTCTGTCAATGTTCAAGAATCCAAAATCATTTTTTGAGAAGAATGACAAGAAAGCAGTTATGGAAGAAATTGAGTTAAAATTACAACAACCTGTTACTGATTTTCTTGAAGAAAACAAACAATCTTTAAATGCCATTTATAAGGAGGACTTCTTAAAAGGTGTTGATGAACTTAAGGCAAGGGTCTTGAAGGAAGTTAACGAATACTTCGATGGTATAAAGCAAGCCTTATCTGAAAATATAAATGTTGAGGAACTTAGAGAGATTGTACTTCTTTTAGAAAGAATGGTTGATGAGGATGAAAAATGA